From Streptomonospora salina, the proteins below share one genomic window:
- a CDS encoding class I SAM-dependent methyltransferase: MTRNERPDHRPAGSDPVLDATRTHWNGQAPSYDRAMDRVERLFVGDGRSWVCRRARGRTLEVAIGTGRNLGLYGDDVELTGIDLSPDMLDVARRRARGMENVAALREADAEHLPFPDAHFDAVVATLSLCSVPDVGTSVAEMRRVLRPGGRLLLLDHVRPTAAPLRWILHGLQWITDRTQPDSGEHYLRRPLEQVREQGFTVEAGERFKGGAVERVSARKPE, from the coding sequence ATGACCCGAAACGAACGGCCCGACCACCGACCCGCCGGCTCCGATCCCGTCCTCGATGCGACGCGCACCCACTGGAACGGTCAGGCCCCCTCCTACGACCGGGCCATGGACCGCGTGGAGCGCCTGTTCGTCGGCGACGGCCGCTCCTGGGTGTGCCGGCGGGCCCGCGGGCGGACCCTGGAGGTCGCCATCGGCACCGGCCGCAACCTCGGCCTCTACGGCGACGACGTGGAGCTGACCGGGATCGACCTGAGCCCGGACATGCTCGACGTCGCCCGGCGGCGCGCCCGCGGCATGGAGAACGTGGCCGCGCTGCGCGAAGCCGACGCCGAGCACCTGCCCTTCCCCGACGCCCACTTCGATGCGGTCGTGGCCACGCTCTCCCTGTGCTCGGTGCCCGACGTCGGCACGTCGGTCGCCGAAATGCGCCGGGTCCTGCGGCCGGGCGGGCGCCTGCTGCTGCTCGACCACGTGCGCCCGACCGCGGCACCGCTACGCTGGATCCTGCACGGCCTGCAGTGGATCACCGACCGCACCCAGCCCGACAGCGGCGAGCACTACCTGCGCCGCCCGCTGGAGCAGGTGCGCGAGCAGGGCTTCACCGTCGAGGCCGGCGAACGCTTCAAGGGCGGTGCCGTCGAACGCGTGAGCGCCCGGAAACCCGAGTAG